One genomic segment of Natrialbaceae archaeon AArc-T1-2 includes these proteins:
- a CDS encoding phosphoribosylaminoimidazolesuccinocarboxamide synthase, protein MTSVKEFRIEEEATADALGRGSFVFTDAYSVFDWGKMPDTIPQKGESLCTMGAFNFELLEDADVPTHYRGVVDDGEVVALEEATSPPWEMAIDLTRVPELPHEGREYDYDSYHADAGENYLVPLEIVFRNRVPVGSSLRRRSEPADHGLAFEEWPEEAVDLAEPIVEFSTKYEESDRYLDREEADSIAGTASIDDLESVAREVNQIVTDQAESAGLVHEDGKIECLYYDGEIQVADVVGTFDENRFSYEGTQLSKEVLRQYHKRTQPEWVEAVQAAKTEAKERDVADWKSRCAVEPEPLDEGVLKTARGMYCAGANAYTGIELFDAPPLSSAIGSVRRL, encoded by the coding sequence ATGACGAGTGTCAAGGAGTTTCGCATCGAGGAGGAGGCGACGGCCGACGCCCTCGGCCGGGGATCGTTCGTGTTCACCGACGCTTACTCGGTGTTCGACTGGGGGAAGATGCCCGATACGATCCCCCAGAAAGGCGAGAGTCTCTGTACCATGGGCGCGTTCAACTTCGAGCTGCTCGAGGACGCTGACGTCCCCACTCACTACCGCGGTGTTGTCGACGACGGCGAGGTCGTCGCACTCGAGGAGGCGACCAGCCCGCCCTGGGAGATGGCGATCGATCTCACCCGGGTTCCCGAGCTGCCACACGAGGGCCGGGAGTACGACTACGATTCCTACCACGCCGACGCGGGAGAGAACTACCTCGTCCCCCTCGAGATCGTCTTTCGCAACCGTGTCCCCGTGGGCTCGAGTCTGCGTCGTCGATCCGAGCCCGCCGACCACGGCCTCGCGTTCGAGGAGTGGCCCGAGGAGGCCGTCGACCTCGCGGAGCCGATCGTCGAGTTCTCGACGAAGTACGAGGAGAGCGACCGCTACCTCGACCGCGAGGAGGCAGATTCCATCGCCGGCACGGCGAGCATCGACGACCTCGAGTCGGTCGCCCGCGAGGTAAACCAGATCGTCACCGACCAGGCCGAGTCGGCGGGGTTGGTCCACGAAGACGGCAAGATCGAGTGTCTGTACTACGATGGCGAGATCCAGGTCGCCGACGTCGTCGGCACGTTCGACGAGAACCGCTTCAGCTACGAGGGGACCCAGCTCTCGAAGGAGGTGCTTCGCCAGTACCACAAGCGCACCCAGCCCGAGTGGGTCGAGGCCGTCCAGGCGGCGAAAACGGAGGCGAAAGAACGCGACGTCGCAGACTGGAAGTCCCGCTGTGCGGTCGAGCCCGAACCGCTCGATGAGGGGGTCCTCAAGACGGCTCGAGGCATGTACTGCGCCGGGGCCAACGCCTACACCGGCATAGAGCTGTTCGACGCCCCGCCGCTTTCGAGTGCGATCGGTTCGGTCCGACGGCTGTAG
- a CDS encoding ubiquitin-like small modifier protein 1 produces the protein MDITVYGPLRSATGEKTVSLAFEGETVADAIEAFVDVYPRARSQLYDGDELRPSVRVALEGERVDLETPCPENAELALFPAVQGGL, from the coding sequence ATGGATATCACGGTCTACGGCCCGCTGCGAAGCGCGACCGGCGAGAAGACCGTCTCTCTCGCGTTCGAGGGCGAGACCGTCGCCGACGCGATCGAGGCGTTCGTCGACGTCTACCCGCGTGCGCGGTCTCAGCTTTACGACGGCGACGAGTTGCGACCGAGCGTTCGGGTCGCTCTCGAGGGCGAACGTGTCGACCTCGAGACGCCCTGTCCCGAAAACGCCGAGCTAGCGCTGTTTCCGGCCGTCCAGGGCGGATTATAG
- a CDS encoding formyltetrahydrofolate deformylase, with product MTTDLTEITVIGDDDTGLIAQVTSLLFERGINIEDLDQAVRDGVFRMYLAVDTAEMVCTEGKLRADLHDLGDDLGLDVQVRFPADRDHQQIAVLVTKESHCLEALFEAWTNDDLGADIGVVIGNHDDLQPLAEHYDVPFHDVGDENGLPDEDELLDLLGEYEVDLIVLARYMRILSPNVVFRYEDRIINVHPSLLPAFPGAEAYRQALEEGVRVAGVTAHYVTTDLDQGPIITQRAFDVPDDADLAEMKRRGQPLEATALLEAVRLHLNGDVSVHRGRTTVRENGTKYQLGLPDEVDEMTPDRPVDGIGDVVARADDD from the coding sequence ATGACGACCGATCTCACCGAGATCACGGTCATTGGAGACGACGACACCGGACTGATCGCCCAGGTGACGAGCCTCCTCTTCGAGCGCGGAATCAACATCGAAGATCTCGACCAGGCGGTCCGCGACGGCGTCTTCCGGATGTATCTCGCCGTCGACACCGCCGAGATGGTCTGTACCGAAGGAAAGCTACGTGCCGACCTCCACGACCTCGGCGACGACCTCGGACTCGACGTCCAGGTCCGGTTTCCGGCCGACCGCGACCACCAGCAGATCGCCGTCCTCGTCACGAAAGAGAGCCACTGCCTCGAGGCGTTGTTCGAGGCCTGGACCAACGACGACCTCGGCGCGGACATCGGCGTCGTCATCGGAAACCACGACGACCTCCAGCCGCTTGCCGAACACTACGACGTTCCCTTCCACGACGTCGGCGACGAGAACGGCCTTCCCGACGAGGACGAGTTGCTCGATTTGCTCGGCGAGTACGAGGTCGACCTGATCGTGCTCGCACGGTACATGCGTATTTTGAGCCCGAACGTGGTCTTTCGCTACGAGGATCGCATCATCAACGTCCACCCCTCCCTGTTACCCGCCTTCCCCGGCGCGGAAGCCTACCGGCAGGCCCTAGAGGAGGGGGTTCGCGTCGCCGGCGTCACCGCCCACTACGTCACCACGGACTTAGATCAGGGTCCGATCATCACCCAGCGCGCCTTCGACGTCCCCGACGACGCCGACCTAGCAGAGATGAAACGCCGCGGCCAGCCACTCGAGGCCACTGCCCTGCTCGAGGCCGTTCGTCTGCACTTGAACGGCGACGTCTCGGTCCATCGGGGTCGGACGACAGTCCGGGAAAACGGCACGAAGTACCAGCTCGGCCTGCCCGACGAGGTCGACGAGATGACGCCGGATCGGCCGGTCGACGGCATTGGGGACGTCGTGGCGAGAGCGGACGACGACTGA
- a CDS encoding HAD family hydrolase, whose product MERYDLVYRLYDEFDTKTVREYQEFVDLFPAVDSRVALEHWQSANEELERRKDEIRGEFATGETLAEVAARATRDQAFTALDLESKYGRAVNVLVLDVDETLRSAGGTDNEIPRETLHVLTEFHEAGVPIVICTGQTLENVKGFAIQGLGSEIVHSGKLSIVYEAGTGVFTPGHGADTKQLLYEELATEIRDVFDTVRSRVLPEAPEDIRRGCHLQGNEFNVTLKPNFETGSSRAREIIDEALVYVLELLADAVVGVTDVDVDDASAWTRTFYADQDPEIRSVLEGEGVHPDVSPADVPGELADVLERIDVAYYEADAAEIGSLELNKVVGVERALEVLGVEDPFALVMGDSKSDLRVMRWADEHDAGIAAAPEHASRETLDHVLHTDELVFDRGKSVDVLRTVYALNRLARLG is encoded by the coding sequence ATGGAACGGTACGACCTCGTCTACAGACTCTACGACGAGTTCGATACGAAGACGGTTCGGGAGTACCAGGAGTTCGTCGACCTCTTTCCGGCCGTCGACTCCCGAGTCGCATTAGAGCACTGGCAGAGCGCAAACGAAGAACTCGAGCGACGCAAAGACGAGATCAGAGGCGAGTTCGCGACGGGCGAGACGCTCGCGGAGGTCGCCGCACGCGCCACTCGCGATCAGGCGTTTACCGCGCTCGACCTCGAGTCGAAGTACGGCCGGGCGGTGAACGTTCTCGTGTTGGACGTCGACGAGACGCTCCGTTCGGCGGGTGGCACCGACAACGAGATTCCCCGGGAGACGCTGCACGTGCTCACCGAATTTCACGAGGCTGGCGTCCCGATCGTCATCTGTACCGGCCAGACCCTGGAGAACGTCAAGGGATTTGCGATCCAGGGACTGGGCAGCGAGATCGTCCACTCCGGGAAGCTGTCGATCGTCTACGAGGCCGGGACGGGTGTGTTCACGCCGGGCCACGGCGCGGACACGAAACAGCTCCTCTACGAAGAGCTGGCGACCGAGATCCGCGACGTCTTCGATACGGTTCGATCCCGGGTTCTGCCCGAAGCTCCCGAAGATATCCGGCGCGGCTGTCACCTGCAGGGCAACGAGTTCAACGTCACCCTGAAGCCGAACTTCGAAACCGGCTCGAGTCGGGCGCGCGAGATCATCGACGAGGCGCTCGTCTACGTACTCGAGTTGCTCGCCGACGCCGTCGTCGGCGTGACCGACGTCGACGTCGACGACGCGAGCGCGTGGACCCGCACCTTCTACGCCGATCAGGATCCCGAGATCCGGAGCGTGCTGGAAGGTGAAGGCGTCCACCCGGACGTCTCGCCCGCCGACGTCCCCGGCGAACTCGCCGACGTCCTCGAGCGGATCGACGTCGCTTACTACGAGGCCGACGCCGCCGAGATCGGCAGCCTCGAGCTGAACAAGGTCGTCGGCGTCGAGCGAGCACTCGAGGTGTTGGGCGTCGAGGATCCGTTCGCGCTCGTGATGGGCGACTCGAAAAGCGACCTGCGCGTGATGCGGTGGGCCGACGAGCACGACGCCGGCATCGCCGCCGCGCCGGAACACGCCTCCCGGGAGACGCTGGATCACGTCCTTCACACCGACGAGCTCGTCTTCGATCGCGGGAAAAGCGTCGACGTGTTGCGGACGGTCTACGCGCTCAACCGACTCGCACGGCTCGGGTAG
- a CDS encoding acetamidase/formamidase family protein: MSQQEIEQELFVDQYTLGLVGPDQEWAGTVADGGTITTYTPPACWGPMITPEFRGGHEVTRPIRVENAEVGDAVALRIREVEVTSMATSTGTMAEREEAFGDDPFVDHRCPECGTEWPDSVVEGTGEDAIRCADCGANASSFGFEYGFTVAFDDDHTVGLTMDDEAAHELATDAEEVMDIPENSRQHPIVLYEPDEMPGTLGRLRPFIGNVGTTPPVELPDSHNAGDFGQFLIGAEHDWGLADEDELAQRTDGHMDVSEVRAGATLLCPVKVDGAGVYVGDLHANQGDGELALHTTDVSGTVEMDVEVIEGLELDGPILLPNEADLPHISAPYSDDELETGRELADVHDVGLEEEMGPIQVIGTGATINDATDNAFERAGALLEMSEGEVRARCTFTGGVQIGRLPGVVQLDVLAPMDVLEERGIAHLVAEQYNL; encoded by the coding sequence ATGTCACAACAAGAAATAGAGCAAGAGCTCTTCGTCGACCAGTACACGCTCGGGCTCGTCGGTCCCGACCAGGAGTGGGCCGGCACCGTCGCCGACGGCGGGACGATCACCACGTACACGCCGCCGGCGTGTTGGGGGCCGATGATCACGCCGGAGTTTCGCGGCGGCCACGAGGTGACCCGACCGATCCGCGTCGAGAACGCCGAGGTCGGTGACGCGGTCGCGTTGCGGATCCGGGAGGTCGAGGTAACGAGCATGGCGACGAGTACGGGGACGATGGCCGAACGCGAGGAGGCCTTCGGCGACGACCCGTTCGTCGACCACCGCTGTCCGGAGTGTGGCACCGAGTGGCCCGACTCGGTCGTCGAGGGCACTGGCGAAGACGCGATCCGGTGTGCCGACTGCGGCGCGAACGCCTCCTCCTTCGGCTTCGAGTACGGCTTCACCGTCGCTTTCGACGACGATCACACCGTCGGCCTCACGATGGACGACGAAGCCGCCCACGAGCTCGCGACAGACGCCGAGGAGGTGATGGACATCCCCGAGAACTCCCGTCAGCACCCCATCGTCCTCTACGAACCCGACGAGATGCCGGGCACCCTCGGTCGACTCCGCCCGTTCATCGGAAACGTCGGCACGACGCCGCCGGTCGAGCTGCCCGACTCCCACAACGCTGGCGACTTCGGCCAGTTCCTCATCGGCGCGGAACACGACTGGGGGCTCGCGGACGAGGACGAACTCGCACAGCGCACCGACGGCCACATGGACGTCTCGGAGGTCCGCGCGGGCGCGACGCTGCTCTGTCCCGTCAAAGTCGACGGTGCAGGCGTCTACGTCGGCGACCTCCACGCCAACCAGGGCGACGGCGAACTCGCCCTGCACACGACCGACGTCAGCGGCACCGTCGAGATGGACGTCGAGGTGATCGAGGGCCTGGAGCTCGACGGTCCGATCCTCCTGCCCAACGAGGCGGACCTGCCACACATCAGCGCCCCCTACAGCGACGACGAACTCGAGACCGGCCGGGAACTCGCCGACGTCCACGACGTGGGCCTCGAAGAAGAGATGGGTCCAATCCAGGTCATCGGTACCGGCGCGACGATAAACGACGCGACCGACAACGCCTTCGAGCGTGCAGGCGCGTTACTCGAGATGAGCGAAGGCGAGGTCCGGGCGCGGTGTACGTTCACCGGCGGCGTCCAGATCGGCCGACTCCCCGGCGTCGTCCAGCTCGACGTGCTCGCGCCGATGGACGTCCTCGAAGAGCGTGGCATCGCCCACCTCGTGGCCGAACAGTACAACCTATAA
- a CDS encoding helix-turn-helix domain-containing protein, translating into MTTVTEITVSAANVALEETFDALSGLEIRVESVVGEQSSQAMPLVWVGGVDRDDLEDTLASDPSVDAFMHLLADEEGTFLYRLEYADAVADRCRVIFDHGGTILDAHGSTGRWTLRLLFPDRDSLSDAIGEFEDRGVRIDVKRMVEAGRDADLEVTAALTEAQEEAITEAYRHGYYDVPRRISLEDLAAELDISHQALSERLRRANKVLASEQVDESTAEAVSD; encoded by the coding sequence ATGACGACGGTCACCGAAATCACCGTCTCGGCGGCGAACGTCGCACTCGAGGAGACGTTCGATGCGCTGTCGGGACTCGAGATCCGCGTCGAGAGCGTCGTCGGCGAGCAATCGTCCCAGGCCATGCCACTCGTCTGGGTCGGCGGCGTCGACCGCGACGACCTCGAGGACACGCTGGCGTCCGACCCGTCGGTCGATGCGTTCATGCATCTGCTCGCCGACGAGGAGGGAACGTTCCTCTACCGGCTGGAGTACGCGGACGCCGTCGCCGACCGCTGTCGTGTGATCTTCGACCACGGCGGGACGATCCTCGACGCCCACGGTTCGACGGGTCGCTGGACGCTCCGGCTGTTGTTCCCCGACCGGGACTCACTCTCAGACGCCATCGGCGAGTTCGAGGATCGAGGCGTCAGGATCGACGTCAAGCGGATGGTCGAAGCGGGCCGTGACGCCGACCTCGAGGTGACCGCCGCCCTGACCGAAGCACAGGAGGAAGCGATCACGGAGGCGTACCGTCACGGCTACTACGACGTTCCCCGACGCATCTCGCTCGAGGACCTCGCGGCCGAACTCGACATCTCCCACCAGGCGCTGTCCGAACGGCTCCGGCGGGCGAACAAGGTTCTCGCCAGCGAACAGGTAGACGAATCGACGGCGGAAGCAGTATCCGATTGA
- a CDS encoding DUF7511 domain-containing protein, with translation MSERQPRGDDEDATPAADRTPIACTAVVKRYDDEPDVCTIYDGGGTTPLRTTWLSAKEGSFVDLEDAR, from the coding sequence GTGAGCGAACGACAGCCACGAGGCGACGACGAGGACGCGACGCCGGCGGCCGATCGGACGCCGATCGCCTGCACTGCCGTCGTCAAACGTTACGACGACGAGCCCGACGTCTGTACGATCTACGACGGCGGCGGGACGACGCCGTTGCGAACGACCTGGCTCTCCGCCAAAGAGGGATCGTTCGTCGACCTCGAGGACGCCCGCTAA
- a CDS encoding C2H2-type zinc finger protein — protein MAYTCSTCDEQFSSAAGVTQHVALHHDTCAVCDENFDDTKSLREHVHAEH, from the coding sequence ATGGCGTACACCTGTTCCACCTGTGACGAGCAGTTCAGTTCGGCAGCCGGCGTCACCCAGCACGTCGCGTTGCACCACGACACCTGTGCGGTCTGTGACGAGAACTTCGACGACACGAAGTCGCTCCGTGAGCACGTCCACGCCGAGCACTGA